The following coding sequences are from one Devosia neptuniae window:
- the rpsC gene encoding 30S ribosomal protein S3 yields the protein MGQKINPIGFRLGINRTWDSRWYANKGEYGTLLQEDLKIRTALLEDLKAAAVSKIVIERPHRKCRVSIHTARPGIVIGKKGADIDKIRAKVKKFTDSEVHINIVEVRKPETDATLVAQGIAQQLERRVAFRRAMKRAVQTAIRMGAGGIRVNVGGRLGGADIARTEWYREGRVPLHTLRADIDYGTAEAETTYGIIGIKVWIFKGEVLEHDPTAHERRATEGADQGGQRAEREPRRERGDRDRERA from the coding sequence ATGGGCCAGAAGATCAATCCAATCGGCTTCCGCCTCGGCATCAACCGTACGTGGGACAGCCGCTGGTACGCCAATAAGGGCGAATACGGCACGCTGCTGCAGGAAGACCTGAAGATCCGTACGGCTCTTCTGGAAGACCTCAAGGCCGCTGCGGTGTCCAAGATCGTCATCGAGCGTCCGCACCGCAAGTGCCGCGTGTCGATCCACACTGCCCGTCCGGGCATCGTGATCGGCAAGAAGGGCGCTGACATCGACAAGATCCGCGCCAAGGTGAAGAAGTTCACCGACAGCGAAGTGCACATCAACATCGTTGAAGTGCGCAAGCCGGAAACCGACGCGACGCTGGTTGCCCAGGGCATTGCCCAGCAGCTGGAACGCCGCGTGGCCTTCCGTCGCGCCATGAAGCGTGCCGTGCAGACCGCAATCCGCATGGGCGCCGGTGGTATCCGCGTCAATGTTGGTGGTCGTCTCGGCGGTGCCGATATCGCTCGTACCGAATGGTACCGCGAAGGCCGCGTCCCGCTGCACACCCTGCGTGCTGATATCGACTACGGCACTGCCGAAGCCGAAACCACGTATGGCATCATCGGCATCAAGGTCTGGATCTTCAAGGGCGAAGTCCTTGAGCATGATCCGACTGCGCACGAACGTCGCGCAACCGAAGGTGCCGATCAGGGCGGTCAGCGCGCTGAACGTGAACCGCGCCGTGAGCGCGGCGACCGTGACCGCGAACGCGCATAA
- the rplV gene encoding 50S ribosomal protein L22: MSKPKTERALKDNEAKAVLRMLRISPQKLNLVAQLIRGKKVEKALADLEFSHKRISGQVKKVLESAIANAENNHGLDTDALVVAEAFVGNSLVMKRFTARGRGKSSRIEKPFSHLTIVVRQVEEAA, translated from the coding sequence ATGAGCAAGCCGAAAACTGAGCGCGCTCTCAAGGACAACGAGGCTAAGGCTGTGCTGCGCATGCTGCGCATCAGCCCTCAGAAGCTGAACCTCGTCGCGCAGTTGATCCGTGGCAAGAAGGTCGAGAAGGCTCTGGCCGATCTCGAATTCAGCCACAAGCGGATCTCCGGCCAGGTCAAGAAGGTGCTGGAAAGCGCCATCGCGAACGCCGAAAACAACCATGGCCTCGATACCGATGCCCTGGTCGTTGCTGAAGCCTTTGTCGGCAACTCGCTGGTCATGAAGCGGTTCACCGCTCGTGGTCGTGGCAAGTCGTCGCGCATCGAAAAGCCGTTCTCGCATCTGACGATCGTCGTGCGGCAAGTTGAGGAGGCCGCATAA
- the rplP gene encoding 50S ribosomal protein L16 codes for MLQPKKTKFRKAHKGRIHGVAKGGTDLAFGQYALKATEPERVTARQIEAARRAITREMKRQGRVWIRIFPDVPVSKKPTEVRMGKGKGSVEFWAARVKPGRIVFEIDGVPEDVAKEALRLGAMKLPIMTRVVTRIAD; via the coding sequence ATGCTGCAACCTAAGAAGACCAAGTTCCGCAAGGCCCATAAGGGCCGTATCCATGGCGTTGCCAAGGGCGGTACCGATCTGGCATTCGGCCAGTATGCCCTCAAGGCAACCGAACCCGAGCGCGTTACTGCTCGCCAGATCGAAGCGGCTCGCCGCGCGATCACTCGCGAGATGAAGCGCCAGGGCCGGGTATGGATCCGTATCTTCCCGGACGTGCCGGTTTCCAAGAAGCCGACCGAAGTGCGTATGGGTAAGGGCAAGGGTTCTGTTGAATTCTGGGCCGCCCGTGTCAAGCCGGGCCGTATCGTATTCGAGATCGACGGCGTCCCCGAGGACGTTGCCAAGGAAGCCCTGCGCCTCGGCGCAATGAAGCTCCCGATCATGACGCGGGTTGTTACCCGCATTGCCGACTAA
- a CDS encoding YbjN domain-containing protein has protein sequence MKFTSMIAGTALGLALTVSAQAQAVTGANTDEILSIAKNYGDASMTKQSNGDPQITGEINGVAYQVYFRNCTNNKNCEDLNFYLGFLDIKPTLEQINDWNFNKRFSRAYLDQDKDACVEMDLDLVQGVSAKYLDSQFSLWKMVVEQFADHVGYKS, from the coding sequence ATGAAATTTACCTCGATGATCGCCGGCACGGCCCTCGGCCTGGCTCTGACCGTATCGGCACAGGCCCAGGCGGTGACGGGCGCCAATACCGACGAAATCCTCAGCATCGCCAAGAACTATGGCGACGCCTCGATGACCAAGCAGTCCAATGGCGATCCGCAGATCACCGGCGAGATCAACGGGGTCGCCTATCAGGTCTATTTCCGCAATTGCACCAACAACAAGAATTGCGAAGACCTCAACTTCTATCTCGGTTTCCTCGATATCAAGCCGACCCTGGAACAGATCAACGACTGGAACTTCAACAAGCGCTTCAGCCGCGCCTATCTCGACCAGGACAAGGACGCCTGCGTCGAAATGGATCTCGACCTGGTCCAGGGTGTCAGCGCCAAATATCTCGATTCCCAGTTCTCACTGTGGAAGATGGTGGTCGAGCAGTTTGCCGACCATGTCGGCTATAAGAGCTAG
- the rplD gene encoding 50S ribosomal protein L4 has translation MELQVTSLDGKSVGKIELADDVFGLEVRQDILHRMVRYQQLKAMSGTHDVKNRSEGVRTGKKFKKQKGGGARHGDRKAPQFRGGGRAFGPTPRSHAIDLPKKVRALALKHALSAKAAAGELIVLDSVTTSAPKTATLRTTFGKLEWLNALIIDGAAVDQNFALAARNIPHIDVLPVQGINVVSILKRNKLVLTKAALEALEARFA, from the coding sequence ATGGAACTCCAGGTTACAAGTCTCGACGGCAAGTCCGTCGGCAAGATCGAGCTGGCTGATGACGTGTTCGGTTTGGAAGTCCGTCAGGACATCCTGCACCGCATGGTTCGTTACCAGCAGCTGAAGGCAATGTCCGGCACGCACGACGTCAAGAATCGTTCGGAAGGCGTTCGCACCGGCAAGAAGTTCAAGAAGCAGAAGGGCGGCGGTGCTCGTCACGGCGATCGCAAGGCTCCCCAGTTCCGTGGTGGTGGCCGTGCATTCGGTCCGACCCCGCGCAGCCATGCCATTGATCTTCCCAAGAAGGTTCGCGCTCTGGCTCTCAAGCACGCTCTGTCGGCCAAGGCCGCTGCAGGCGAGCTGATTGTGCTGGACAGCGTCACGACTTCGGCTCCGAAGACCGCGACCCTGCGCACCACCTTCGGCAAGCTCGAATGGCTGAACGCGCTGATCATCGACGGTGCTGCTGTCGACCAGAACTTCGCTCTGGCCGCTCGCAACATCCCGCATATCGACGTGCTGCCGGTGCAGGGGATCAACGTTGTTTCGATCCTCAAGCGCAACAAGCTCGTCCTGACCAAGGCAGCGCTCGAAGCGCTGGAAGCGAGGTTCGCATGA
- the rpsS gene encoding 30S ribosomal protein S19, translated as MTRSIWKGPFVDGYMLKKAEKALSSGRNDVVKIWSRRSTILPQFVGITFGVHNGHKHVPVSVTEDMIGHKFGEFAPTRTYYGHAADKKAKRK; from the coding sequence ATGACCCGTTCAATCTGGAAGGGGCCGTTTGTCGACGGCTACATGCTCAAGAAGGCCGAGAAGGCCCTCTCGTCTGGCCGCAACGATGTGGTCAAGATCTGGAGCCGCCGTTCGACCATCCTGCCGCAGTTCGTGGGTATCACCTTCGGCGTCCACAATGGCCACAAGCACGTCCCGGTAAGCGTTACCGAAGACATGATCGGTCACAAGTTCGGCGAATTCGCACCGACCCGTACCTATTACGGTCATGCGGCCGACAAGAAGGCCAAGAGGAAGTAA
- the rplC gene encoding 50S ribosomal protein L3 — protein sequence MRSGLIAQKLGMTRIFAEDGSHVPVTVLSLQNCQVVGQRTADKDGYVALQLGAGQAKAKNTTKAERGQFAVAKVEPKRHVAEFRVDEANLIEVGATLQADHFVEGQLVDVTGTSIGKGFAGGMKRWNFGGLRATHGVSVSHRSIGSTGGRQDPGRTFKNKKMPGHMGDRRITTQNVKVVKTDIERGLIMIQGSVPGAKGAWIMVKDAVKKPAPKDAQFPGSFKAAADVAGEAK from the coding sequence ATGCGTTCTGGATTGATCGCACAGAAGCTGGGCATGACCCGCATTTTCGCAGAGGACGGCTCGCACGTTCCGGTGACCGTGCTGAGCTTGCAGAACTGCCAGGTGGTAGGCCAGCGGACCGCTGATAAAGACGGCTATGTCGCGCTGCAGCTCGGCGCTGGACAGGCCAAGGCCAAGAACACGACCAAGGCAGAGCGCGGCCAGTTCGCCGTCGCCAAGGTCGAGCCCAAGCGCCATGTCGCTGAATTCCGCGTGGACGAAGCCAACCTCATCGAGGTCGGTGCAACGCTCCAGGCCGACCATTTCGTCGAAGGCCAGCTGGTGGACGTCACCGGTACTTCGATCGGTAAGGGTTTTGCCGGCGGTATGAAGCGCTGGAACTTCGGCGGCCTGCGTGCAACGCACGGCGTGTCGGTGTCGCACCGCTCGATCGGTTCTACCGGTGGTCGTCAGGACCCTGGTCGTACCTTCAAGAACAAGAAGATGCCGGGCCACATGGGCGATCGTCGCATCACCACGCAGAACGTGAAGGTCGTCAAGACCGACATCGAGCGTGGCCTGATCATGATCCAGGGTTCGGTTCCTGGCGCCAAGGGCGCCTGGATCATGGTCAAGGACGCTGTCAAGAAGCCTGCTCCCAAGGACGCCCAGTTCCCGGGTTCGTTCAAGGCCGCTGCAGACGTTGCAGGGGAAGCGAAATAA
- a CDS encoding 50S ribosomal protein L23: MNKLSAYDIVRNPVVTEKSTMASEHNQVVFDVAIDANKTEIKAAVEQLFSVKVKAVNTLVRKGKVKRFRGHIGTRNDVKKAVVTLVDGQSIDISTGL, encoded by the coding sequence ATGAACAAGCTCAGCGCTTATGACATCGTCCGTAACCCCGTCGTGACCGAAAAGTCGACGATGGCTTCGGAACATAACCAGGTCGTTTTCGACGTGGCGATCGATGCCAACAAGACCGAGATCAAGGCTGCCGTCGAGCAGCTCTTCTCGGTCAAGGTCAAGGCCGTGAACACCCTGGTCCGCAAGGGCAAGGTGAAGCGGTTCCGTGGTCACATCGGTACGCGCAACGACGTCAAGAAGGCCGTTGTTACCCTCGTCGACGGCCAGTCGATCGATATTTCGACCGGCCTCTAA
- the rpsJ gene encoding 30S ribosomal protein S10 produces the protein MNGQNIRIRLKAFDHRVLDASTREIVSTAKRTGAQVRGPIPLPTRIDKFTVNRSPHIDKKAREQFEIRTHKRLLDIVDPTPQTVDALMKLDLAAGVDVEIKL, from the coding sequence ATGAACGGTCAGAATATTCGCATCCGCCTTAAGGCGTTTGACCATCGCGTTCTCGACGCTTCCACGCGCGAGATCGTGTCGACGGCCAAGCGTACGGGCGCGCAGGTTCGCGGGCCGATCCCGCTGCCGACGCGAATCGACAAATTTACCGTGAACCGCTCGCCGCATATCGATAAGAAGGCACGCGAGCAGTTCGAGATTCGGACCCACAAGCGTCTTCTGGACATCGTGGACCCGACTCCCCAGACGGTCGATGCTTTGATGAAGCTCGATCTCGCCGCCGGCGTCGACGTCGAAATCAAGCTCTAA
- the rpsL gene encoding 30S ribosomal protein S12, giving the protein MPTINQLIRKPRASKPKRNKVPAMEANPQKRGVCSRVYTTTPKKPNSALRKVAKVRLTNQREVISYIPGEGHNLQEHSVVLIRGGRVRDLPGVRYHVLRGVLDTQSVKDRKQRRSKYGAKRPK; this is encoded by the coding sequence ATGCCCACCATTAATCAGCTGATCCGCAAACCACGCGCCAGCAAGCCAAAGCGGAACAAGGTTCCGGCCATGGAAGCAAACCCGCAGAAGCGCGGCGTTTGTTCTCGTGTGTATACGACGACCCCGAAGAAGCCGAACTCGGCTCTGCGCAAGGTTGCCAAGGTTCGCCTGACCAATCAGCGCGAAGTGATCTCGTATATTCCGGGTGAAGGCCACAACCTGCAGGAGCACTCCGTGGTCCTGATCCGTGGCGGCCGCGTTCGCGACCTTCCCGGCGTTCGTTATCACGTGCTCCGCGGCGTTCTCGACACGCAGAGCGTCAAGGACCGCAAGCAACGCCGTTCGAAGTACGGCGCGAAGCGTCCGAAGTAA
- the rplB gene encoding 50S ribosomal protein L2: MALKTYNPTSEGRRQLVTTDRSELWKGAPVKTLTEGLSKSGGRNNRGRITAFHRGGGHKRTYRLIDFKRVKFDAVGTVERLEYDPNRTAWIALIKYEDGELAYIVAPQRLSAGDKVISSMNTVDVKPGNAMPLERMPVGTIVHNIELKPRKGGQVARSAGAYAQYVGRDSGWAILRLNSGEQRRVHGTCLATVGAVSNQDHSNTSLGKAGRSRWLGRKPVTRGVAMNPIDHPHGGGEGRTSGGRHPVTPWGKPTKGKKTRSNKATDKFIVRSRHVKKGR; this comes from the coding sequence ATGGCTCTTAAAACTTACAATCCCACCTCCGAAGGCCGTCGCCAGCTCGTGACGACTGACCGTTCGGAACTCTGGAAGGGTGCTCCGGTCAAGACTCTGACCGAAGGTCTCTCCAAGTCCGGTGGCCGCAATAATCGTGGTCGCATCACTGCCTTCCATCGTGGTGGCGGTCATAAGCGCACCTATCGCCTGATCGATTTCAAGCGCGTCAAGTTTGACGCGGTTGGCACCGTCGAGCGCCTGGAATATGACCCCAACCGTACGGCCTGGATCGCTTTGATCAAGTACGAAGACGGTGAACTGGCTTACATCGTTGCGCCGCAGCGTTTGTCGGCTGGCGACAAGGTCATCTCGTCGATGAATACCGTCGACGTGAAGCCGGGCAATGCCATGCCGCTCGAGCGCATGCCGGTCGGTACGATCGTGCACAATATCGAGCTGAAGCCCCGCAAGGGTGGCCAGGTCGCCCGTTCGGCTGGTGCTTATGCCCAGTATGTCGGTCGTGACTCCGGTTGGGCGATCCTTCGCCTGAACTCGGGCGAGCAGCGTCGTGTGCATGGCACTTGCCTTGCAACCGTTGGTGCCGTTTCGAACCAGGATCACTCCAACACCTCGCTCGGCAAGGCCGGTCGTAGCCGTTGGCTGGGTCGCAAGCCCGTCACCCGCGGCGTGGCCATGAACCCGATCGATCACCCCCACGGTGGTGGTGAAGGTCGTACGTCTGGTGGCCGTCACCCGGTTACTCCTTGGGGTAAGCCGACCAAGGGCAAGAAGACCCGCAGCAATAAGGCAACGGACAAGTTCATCGTTCGCAGCCGTCACGTGAAGAAGGGCAGGTAA
- the rpsQ gene encoding 30S ribosomal protein S17: MPKRVLQGTVVSDANEKTVVVRVERRFTHPVMKKTVRRSKKYHAHDEANVAKVGQIVWIEECAPISKNKRWTLVVGAAQQEGAQS, encoded by the coding sequence ATGCCAAAGCGCGTTTTGCAGGGGACTGTTGTCTCCGACGCCAATGAAAAGACGGTCGTGGTGCGCGTTGAGCGCCGTTTCACGCATCCGGTGATGAAGAAGACCGTGCGCCGGTCCAAGAAGTACCATGCGCACGATGAAGCTAATGTGGCGAAGGTCGGTCAGATCGTCTGGATCGAAGAATGTGCGCCAATCTCCAAGAATAAGCGCTGGACGCTTGTTGTTGGTGCGGCTCAGCAGGAAGGCGCTCAGTCATGA
- the rplN gene encoding 50S ribosomal protein L14, with protein MIQMQSNLDVADNSGARRVMCIKVLGGSHRKYASVGDIIVVSVKDAIPRGRVKKGQVMKAVVVRTAFDIRRPDGTVIRFDKNAAVLINNQKEPIGTRIFGPVPRELRAKNHMKIISLAPEVL; from the coding sequence ATGATCCAGATGCAGTCCAATCTCGACGTTGCCGACAATTCCGGCGCCCGTCGTGTCATGTGCATCAAGGTGCTGGGCGGTTCGCACCGCAAGTACGCTTCGGTCGGCGACATCATTGTCGTGTCGGTCAAGGATGCCATTCCGCGCGGTCGCGTTAAGAAGGGCCAGGTCATGAAGGCCGTGGTCGTTCGGACCGCGTTCGACATCCGTCGCCCCGATGGCACCGTGATCCGCTTCGACAAGAACGCCGCGGTTCTGATCAACAATCAGAAAGAGCCGATCGGCACTCGTATCTTCGGACCAGTTCCGCGCGAACTTCGCGCCAAGAACCACATGAAGATCATCTCGCTCGCACCAGAGGTGCTGTAA
- the tuf gene encoding elongation factor Tu: MGKEKFSRNKPHCNIGTIGHVDHGKTSLTAAITKVLAETGGATFKAYDQIDAAPEEKARGITINTAHVEYETTNRHYAHVDCPGHADYVKNMITGAAQMDGAILVVSAADGPMPQTREHILLARQVGVPALVVFLNKCDMVDDPELLELVELEVRELLSSYEFPGDDIPIIKGSALAALEDSDKKLGHDAVLELMAAVDSYIPQPERPVDQPFLLPIEDVFSISGRGTVVTGRVERGIVKVGEEVEIVGIKATQKTTVTGVEMFRKLLDSGQAGDNIGALIRGIDRTQVERGQVLCKPGSVTPHTDFVAEAYILTKEEGGRHTPFFGNYRPQFYFRTTDVTGIVTLPEGTEMVMPGDNINMNVQLIVPIAMEEKLRFAIREGGRTVGAGVVAKILK, from the coding sequence ATGGGCAAGGAAAAGTTTTCCCGCAATAAGCCTCACTGCAACATCGGCACCATCGGTCACGTTGACCATGGCAAGACCTCGCTGACTGCAGCGATCACCAAGGTGCTGGCTGAGACCGGTGGCGCGACCTTCAAGGCGTACGATCAAATCGACGCGGCCCCCGAAGAGAAGGCCCGCGGCATCACCATCAACACGGCTCACGTCGAGTACGAGACGACCAATCGTCACTACGCTCACGTGGACTGCCCCGGCCACGCCGACTATGTGAAGAACATGATCACCGGCGCTGCCCAGATGGACGGCGCGATCCTGGTCGTGTCGGCTGCTGACGGCCCGATGCCCCAGACCCGTGAGCACATTCTGCTCGCTCGTCAGGTTGGCGTGCCGGCTCTGGTCGTGTTCCTGAACAAGTGTGACATGGTCGACGATCCGGAACTGCTCGAGCTCGTTGAGCTGGAAGTCCGCGAGCTGCTGTCGTCCTACGAATTCCCGGGCGACGATATCCCGATCATCAAGGGCTCGGCTCTCGCCGCTCTCGAAGATTCGGACAAGAAGCTCGGCCACGACGCCGTTCTTGAGCTGATGGCTGCCGTTGACTCGTACATCCCGCAGCCGGAACGTCCGGTTGACCAGCCCTTCCTGCTCCCGATCGAAGACGTGTTCTCGATCTCGGGTCGCGGTACGGTTGTGACCGGTCGTGTCGAGCGCGGTATCGTCAAGGTTGGCGAAGAAGTCGAAATCGTCGGCATCAAGGCAACCCAGAAGACCACCGTTACCGGTGTCGAAATGTTCCGCAAGCTGCTCGACTCGGGCCAGGCTGGCGACAACATCGGCGCACTGATCCGCGGTATCGATCGCACTCAGGTTGAGCGCGGCCAGGTTCTCTGCAAGCCCGGTTCCGTGACCCCGCACACCGACTTCGTTGCTGAGGCCTATATCCTCACCAAGGAAGAAGGCGGTCGTCACACCCCGTTCTTCGGCAACTACCGTCCCCAGTTCTACTTCCGTACGACTGACGTGACGGGCATCGTGACCCTGCCTGAAGGCACGGAAATGGTGATGCCGGGCGACAACATCAACATGAACGTTCAGCTCATCGTTCCGATCGCCATGGAAGAGAAGCTCCGCTTCGCTATCCGTGAAGGTGGCCGCACTGTCGGCGCCGGCGTCGTCGCGAAGATCCTGAAGTAA
- the rpmC gene encoding 50S ribosomal protein L29, producing MKASDVRAKTADELKDQLVDLKKEQFNLRFQRATQQLEKPTEVKRVRRDIARIKTILGEKNAAK from the coding sequence ATGAAAGCCAGTGATGTGCGGGCTAAGACCGCAGACGAACTGAAAGATCAGCTCGTCGACCTGAAGAAAGAACAGTTCAACCTGCGTTTCCAGCGTGCTACCCAGCAGCTGGAAAAGCCGACCGAGGTCAAAAGGGTCCGCCGCGATATCGCGCGGATCAAGACGATCCTTGGCGAAAAGAACGCAGCGAAGTAA
- the fusA gene encoding elongation factor G — translation MAREYPINLYRNFGIMAHIDAGKTTTTERILYYTGKSHKIGEVHDGAATMDWMEQEQERGITITSAATTTFWKDRNGTMHRFNIIDTPGHVDFTIEVERSLRVLDGAVALLDANAGVEPQTETVWRQADKYDVPRMIFVNKMDKIGADFYRCVEMIGSRLGAKAVPVQLPIGAENEFKGVVDLIEMNALVWRNEELGAQWDVVEIPEDLKERAAEYREKMIEAAVEIDDDAMEAYLNGDLPNNDTIRRLLRRGTIDTKFFLVFAGSAFKNKGVQPLLDGVIDFLPSPADVPAIQGIDARTEQPIERHADDSEPLAMLAFKIANDPHMGTLTFCRIYSGKLEQGMMLENTVKEKRERVGRLFQMHANSREQITEAYAGDIVAIVGLKDTTTGDTLCPQNAQVILERMIFPEPVIDISVEPKSKADQEKMGLALNRLAAEDPTFRVKTDEESGQTIISGMGELHLDILVDRMRREFKVEANIGQPQVAYRETITKSASVDYTHKKQSGGSGQFARVKLTVEPSEVGKGLEFVNAVVGGSVPKEYIPGVEKGVKSVMSAGPLIGFPIVDVKVTLTEGAYHDVDSSVLAFEIAGRAGFNEGLRKAAPKILEPIMKVEVVTPEDYMGDVIGDLNSRRGQIHGTESRGILQVVNAYVPLANMFGYVNSLRSMSQGRAQYSMTFDHYEQVPQAVADEVQAKYA, via the coding sequence ATGGCACGCGAATATCCGATCAATCTGTATCGTAACTTCGGCATCATGGCTCACATTGATGCTGGCAAGACGACCACGACTGAACGCATCCTCTACTATACCGGCAAGTCCCATAAGATCGGCGAAGTCCATGACGGCGCCGCGACCATGGACTGGATGGAGCAGGAGCAGGAACGCGGTATCACCATCACGTCTGCTGCCACCACGACCTTCTGGAAGGATCGTAATGGCACGATGCACCGCTTCAACATCATCGACACCCCCGGCCACGTGGACTTCACCATCGAAGTCGAACGTTCGCTGCGCGTGCTCGACGGTGCGGTAGCGCTGCTCGACGCCAATGCCGGTGTTGAGCCCCAGACCGAGACCGTCTGGCGCCAGGCCGACAAGTATGACGTTCCGCGCATGATCTTCGTCAACAAGATGGACAAGATCGGCGCCGACTTCTACCGCTGCGTGGAAATGATCGGCTCGCGCCTCGGCGCCAAGGCCGTTCCCGTCCAGCTGCCGATCGGCGCTGAGAACGAGTTCAAGGGCGTTGTCGATCTGATCGAGATGAACGCACTGGTCTGGCGCAACGAAGAGCTGGGCGCACAGTGGGACGTGGTTGAGATCCCTGAAGATCTCAAGGAACGTGCTGCTGAATACCGCGAAAAGATGATCGAAGCCGCCGTCGAAATCGACGACGACGCGATGGAAGCCTATTTGAACGGCGATCTGCCGAACAATGACACCATCCGTCGCCTGCTGCGTCGTGGCACGATCGACACCAAGTTCTTCCTGGTGTTCGCCGGTTCGGCCTTCAAGAACAAGGGCGTTCAGCCCCTGCTCGATGGCGTTATCGACTTCCTGCCGTCGCCTGCCGACGTTCCGGCCATCCAGGGCATCGATGCCCGTACGGAACAGCCGATCGAGCGTCATGCCGACGACAGCGAGCCGCTGGCCATGCTGGCATTCAAGATCGCCAACGACCCGCATATGGGTACGCTGACGTTCTGCCGCATCTACTCGGGCAAGCTCGAGCAGGGCATGATGCTTGAGAATACCGTCAAGGAAAAGCGCGAGCGCGTTGGTCGCCTGTTCCAGATGCATGCGAATAGCCGCGAGCAGATCACGGAAGCCTATGCAGGCGACATCGTGGCTATCGTTGGCCTCAAGGACACCACGACCGGTGATACGCTCTGCCCGCAGAACGCACAGGTCATCCTTGAACGCATGATCTTCCCCGAGCCGGTTATCGACATCTCGGTGGAACCCAAGTCCAAGGCCGACCAGGAAAAGATGGGCCTCGCGCTCAATCGTCTGGCTGCCGAAGATCCGACGTTCCGCGTCAAGACCGACGAAGAATCCGGCCAGACCATCATTTCGGGCATGGGCGAACTTCACCTCGACATCCTCGTCGACCGTATGCGTCGCGAGTTTAAGGTCGAGGCCAATATCGGTCAGCCGCAGGTGGCTTATCGCGAAACCATCACCAAGTCGGCTTCCGTGGATTATACCCACAAGAAGCAGTCGGGTGGTTCGGGCCAGTTTGCTCGCGTCAAGCTCACTGTTGAGCCCAGCGAAGTCGGCAAGGGTCTGGAATTCGTGAACGCCGTCGTCGGCGGTTCGGTGCCCAAGGAATATATCCCGGGCGTCGAAAAGGGCGTGAAGTCGGTGATGTCGGCCGGTCCGCTGATCGGGTTCCCGATCGTTGACGTCAAGGTGACGCTGACTGAAGGCGCCTACCACGACGTTGACTCCTCGGTGCTGGCATTCGAAATCGCCGGCCGTGCAGGTTTCAACGAAGGCCTTCGCAAGGCGGCTCCCAAGATCCTGGAGCCGATCATGAAGGTTGAAGTTGTGACGCCGGAAGACTACATGGGCGACGTCATCGGTGACCTGAATTCCCGACGCGGTCAGATCCACGGCACTGAAAGCCGCGGCATCCTCCAGGTTGTGAATGCCTATGTCCCGCTCGCGAACATGTTCGGGTATGTGAACTCGCTGCGCTCCATGAGCCAGGGTCGTGCGCAGTACTCGATGACGTTCGACCATTACGAGCAGGTTCCGCAGGCAGTCGCCGACGAAGTCCAGGCCAAGTACGCCTAA
- the rpsG gene encoding 30S ribosomal protein S7, translating to MSRRHRAEKRDVIPDAKFGDLVLTKFMNSLMKDGKKSAAESIVYGAFDIVEAKSKQDPITVFHTALDNIRPAVEVRSRRVGGATYQVPVEVRTDRQQALAIRWLIESARKRGENTMRERLSGELMDALNGRGQAVKKREDTHRMADANRAFSHYRW from the coding sequence ATGTCCCGTCGTCACCGCGCAGAAAAACGCGACGTTATCCCGGACGCCAAGTTTGGCGATCTGGTCCTTACCAAGTTCATGAACTCGCTCATGAAGGACGGCAAGAAGTCGGCTGCCGAAAGCATCGTTTACGGTGCCTTCGATATCGTCGAAGCCAAGTCCAAGCAGGACCCCATCACGGTGTTCCACACCGCGCTCGACAACATCCGCCCGGCGGTTGAAGTTCGTTCGCGTCGTGTTGGCGGCGCCACCTATCAGGTCCCGGTTGAAGTTCGCACCGATCGTCAGCAGGCCCTGGCCATTCGCTGGCTGATCGAATCCGCCCGCAAGCGCGGTGAGAACACCATGCGTGAACGCCTGTCGGGCGAGCTCATGGATGCTCTCAATGGTCGCGGCCAGGCCGTCAAGAAGCGCGAAGATACGCACCGTATGGCTGACGCCAACCGTGCCTTCTCGCACTACCGCTGGTAG